In a genomic window of Cytobacillus sp. FSL H8-0458:
- a CDS encoding thiamine-binding protein, producing the protein MANALVSIQIIPKTKDGENVIPYVDEAISIIQQSGVKYEVHPLETTMEGDLEHLLKIIADMNRKMIEKGSSNVISQVKILYQPDGIEMSDLTEKYRP; encoded by the coding sequence ATGGCAAACGCACTTGTAAGCATTCAAATCATACCAAAAACAAAAGATGGGGAAAATGTTATACCATACGTTGATGAAGCAATCAGCATTATTCAGCAATCCGGTGTTAAGTACGAAGTGCATCCCCTGGAAACAACGATGGAAGGCGATTTAGAACATTTATTGAAAATCATTGCTGATATGAACAGAAAAATGATTGAAAAAGGAAGCAGCAATGTTATCTCACAGGTTAAAATTCTGTATCAGCCGGACGGAATTGAAATGAGTGATTTAACGGAGAAATACCGTCCATGA
- a CDS encoding ABC transporter permease: MNNVFRKGWRPAAVLLLLFILWEVAVNLAKVPAWLLPPPTDIIQEAALGWEGFRPHLQSTVLLSLWGFAIGTATGLLTAVILHLLPFIRESVYPLLILSQNVPIIVLAPLLVVWFGFGILPKLIVITLVCFFPITVAALDGFRQTPGELRHYMLMAGAGRGQLFWKLELPHSLPSLFSGLKISATYSVMGAVISEWLGAKAGIGVYMTLASSSFRTDRVFVAILAIMLLSLLLFGGILLSERLLIKWKSRESGRK, encoded by the coding sequence ATGAATAATGTATTTAGAAAAGGGTGGAGGCCGGCTGCGGTTCTCCTCCTTTTATTCATTCTTTGGGAGGTGGCGGTAAATCTGGCAAAAGTCCCTGCTTGGCTCCTGCCTCCCCCGACAGATATCATTCAGGAGGCGGCTTTGGGCTGGGAGGGCTTCCGCCCGCATCTTCAATCGACAGTCCTGCTTTCACTATGGGGGTTTGCCATTGGCACTGCCACCGGATTGCTTACAGCTGTTATATTGCACTTATTACCTTTTATAAGGGAGTCTGTTTACCCGCTTCTCATCCTTTCACAGAATGTGCCAATAATTGTTCTGGCGCCTTTACTGGTTGTATGGTTTGGATTTGGCATACTTCCAAAACTTATTGTCATTACACTGGTATGCTTCTTCCCCATTACTGTTGCAGCATTGGATGGATTTCGGCAAACTCCAGGAGAACTCAGGCATTATATGCTGATGGCTGGAGCCGGCAGAGGACAGCTGTTTTGGAAGCTGGAGCTTCCCCATTCCCTTCCATCTTTATTTTCCGGGCTAAAGATCTCTGCAACCTATAGTGTGATGGGTGCTGTAATATCTGAATGGCTCGGAGCTAAAGCTGGAATAGGGGTTTATATGACTCTAGCCTCTTCATCATTTCGGACAGACCGTGTTTTTGTAGCCATACTTGCGATTATGCTGTTAAGTTTGCTGCTTTTTGGAGGTATATTACTGTCAGAACGTTTGCTTATTAAATGGAAGTCCAGGGAGAGTGGCAGGAAATGA
- a CDS encoding ABC transporter ATP-binding protein: protein MIQLSVNSLTKSFDSNQVLSNLSFQVNEGEFVSILGPSGSGKSTIFNLIGGMLLPDEGSITLRNEEINGKRGSISYMPQTPSLMPWRTILQNVLLGQEIMGKADPETARKMLQKAGLGDYENAFPHELSGGMKQRAAFIRALLSPQPIILLDEPFSALDELTRLDMQKWLLDIWNEHMPTILFVTHNIEEAIYLSDRILILGSKPAKVVQEYKVPFVRPRMEEIFLDENFLECKRSIHHALKNH, encoded by the coding sequence ATGATACAACTATCGGTTAATTCTCTAACGAAAAGTTTTGATTCAAATCAGGTTTTAAGCAATTTGAGTTTTCAAGTAAATGAAGGAGAGTTTGTTTCAATTCTAGGTCCATCAGGCAGCGGAAAGAGCACCATCTTTAACCTGATTGGCGGGATGCTCCTGCCTGATGAAGGGTCCATAACACTTCGGAATGAAGAGATCAACGGCAAACGCGGTTCAATTAGCTATATGCCCCAGACTCCTTCCCTGATGCCATGGAGAACCATCCTTCAGAATGTTCTGCTTGGCCAGGAAATTATGGGAAAAGCCGATCCGGAAACAGCCAGAAAAATGCTTCAAAAAGCGGGACTCGGTGACTATGAAAATGCATTTCCGCATGAATTATCAGGAGGCATGAAGCAAAGGGCCGCCTTTATCCGGGCACTATTAAGCCCACAGCCAATCATACTGCTGGATGAACCCTTTTCAGCTTTGGATGAGCTTACCCGTCTTGATATGCAAAAATGGCTTCTCGATATTTGGAATGAACATATGCCGACGATTCTGTTTGTCACTCACAATATCGAAGAAGCCATTTACCTCTCCGATCGAATATTGATACTCGGCAGCAAGCCTGCTAAAGTGGTTCAAGAATATAAAGTGCCTTTTGTGAGGCCGCGGATGGAGGAAATTTTCCTGGATGAAAATTTCCTTGAATGCAAAAGAAGCATCCATCATGCGCTGAAAAATCATTAG
- a CDS encoding TatD family hydrolase produces MDKYIDAHIHLDKYSNSDIEKMFHELTFKLSLVTVSSDLASCKRNLALAEIYPFVKPAFGFHPEQVLPSDHDISELFSWIRIHTEQMAAVGEVGLPYYLRSEGSRLSGGYIELLEEFIKLANRLDKPIVLHSIYDDAPIVCNLLEKHSIKKAHFHWFKGDTAAASRLISNGYYISFTPDIVYEKEIQDLVRDYPLDKLMAETDGPWEFDGPFKNKPTHPAMMAHSISALAELKEISFSSAKKMLYANTKSFYNID; encoded by the coding sequence ATGGATAAGTATATTGATGCCCATATTCATCTTGATAAGTACAGCAATAGTGATATAGAAAAAATGTTTCATGAGCTGACGTTTAAGCTTTCACTTGTTACAGTTTCAAGTGATTTAGCCTCCTGCAAAAGGAATCTTGCTCTTGCAGAAATTTATCCCTTTGTAAAACCTGCCTTTGGTTTCCACCCTGAACAGGTTCTGCCCAGTGATCATGATATATCAGAGCTTTTCAGCTGGATAAGGATTCACACAGAACAGATGGCTGCTGTTGGCGAGGTTGGCCTTCCATACTATTTGAGGTCTGAGGGGAGCAGGCTGTCTGGCGGATATATTGAACTTCTCGAAGAATTTATTAAGCTTGCTAACAGGTTGGATAAGCCCATTGTCCTCCATTCAATTTATGATGATGCACCGATTGTGTGCAATTTATTGGAAAAGCATTCGATTAAAAAGGCTCATTTCCACTGGTTTAAAGGTGACACTGCAGCAGCAAGCAGGCTTATTTCCAATGGCTATTACATCTCCTTCACTCCAGATATCGTGTACGAAAAAGAAATACAGGACCTTGTACGGGATTACCCGCTGGATAAATTGATGGCAGAAACAGACGGTCCATGGGAATTCGATGGCCCTTTTAAAAACAAACCTACCCACCCAGCCATGATGGCCCATTCCATCAGTGCCCTTGCTGAACTAAAAGAAATATCTTTCAGCAGCGCCAAAAAGATGCTTTATGCTAATACAAAGAGCTTCTATAATATTGATTAA
- a CDS encoding carbohydrate ABC transporter permease, with translation MRTAAAPKFYETKKFKDKVKQALVFIVLLAGSVLVISPLWWMISTSLKSPAEIAQYPPTFMPKEFHFSNYVEAWKTAPFTRWAMNTFFIAFCGMAGSVIVNSLVAYAFAKIRFKGRNALFIVVLSTMLIPGFVTMVPQYILFSKLGWVNTYLPLIVPAFLGSAFFIFLLRQFMMTIPNELIEAAVLDGANHIQIWWHIMLPLTKPALITVAIFSFNGAWNDLLGPLLYLNDESLYTLQIGLQTFKGTVQTQWHYLMAMSVMVLLPVVLLFFFFQKHFIEGSNIASGTKG, from the coding sequence ATGAGAACGGCTGCAGCACCGAAGTTTTATGAGACGAAAAAATTCAAAGATAAAGTAAAGCAGGCGTTGGTTTTCATCGTTTTATTAGCAGGAAGTGTACTGGTAATATCTCCGCTGTGGTGGATGATTTCGACTTCTCTGAAATCTCCTGCTGAGATAGCTCAATATCCGCCGACCTTTATGCCGAAAGAATTCCATTTTTCCAATTATGTTGAAGCGTGGAAAACAGCACCGTTTACCCGCTGGGCTATGAATACGTTCTTCATTGCCTTTTGCGGAATGGCGGGAAGCGTTATTGTCAATTCGCTGGTTGCTTATGCCTTTGCGAAGATCCGTTTTAAAGGAAGAAATGCTTTGTTTATAGTTGTGTTATCAACCATGCTGATTCCCGGATTTGTCACCATGGTGCCTCAGTACATTTTATTCTCCAAGCTTGGCTGGGTAAATACGTATCTGCCGCTGATTGTTCCGGCCTTTTTGGGGAGTGCCTTTTTCATCTTCCTGCTTCGACAGTTTATGATGACTATTCCGAATGAACTTATTGAAGCAGCTGTTCTGGACGGTGCAAATCATATTCAGATATGGTGGCATATCATGCTGCCATTGACGAAGCCAGCGCTTATTACTGTAGCCATTTTCTCATTTAATGGCGCATGGAATGATCTTCTTGGACCGTTATTATATTTAAATGATGAAAGTCTTTACACGCTGCAGATCGGTCTTCAAACCTTCAAGGGAACTGTACAGACACAATGGCACTACCTGATGGCCATGTCAGTCATGGTATTATTGCCTGTAGTGCTGTTATTTTTCTTCTTCCAGAAGCACTTTATAGAAGGTTCGAATATCGCATCAGGCACGAAAGGATAA
- a CDS encoding carbohydrate ABC transporter permease has protein sequence MKSYETTIERRGAGLAGKKGKASHRQLSRQTRENIFGYLFISPWIIGFLGLTLGPLLFSLFASFTDYNITSKMNFIGLDNFKRMFTIDNLFKTSLWNTLYYVLFSVPLTTAGAIFLSVLLNQKVKGMKFFRTLYYLPAILSGVAVYFLWMQLLSPSTGLVNTFLAWFGIEGPAWLFDPEWTKPALLLMKMWSVGGGMLLYLASLQGVSNSLYEAADLDGAGVMQKFFYITLPMISPIIFFDVLTSTIGSFQIFQEAYVMTENGSGGPGNSLLFYNLHMWNNAFEVFDMGYASAMAWLLFIVVMILTVINMKIGKKWVHYEGGDDK, from the coding sequence TTGAAATCTTATGAGACAACGATTGAGCGGCGGGGAGCAGGTCTTGCAGGAAAAAAAGGGAAGGCATCACACAGACAGCTGTCACGCCAAACAAGAGAAAATATCTTTGGCTATCTCTTTATAAGCCCGTGGATAATCGGATTTCTGGGACTGACACTTGGCCCGTTATTATTTTCCTTATTTGCCAGTTTTACAGACTATAATATTACTTCAAAAATGAATTTTATCGGTCTTGATAATTTTAAACGCATGTTTACGATTGATAATCTATTTAAAACGTCACTATGGAACACTTTATATTATGTTTTATTCTCTGTCCCGCTGACCACAGCAGGGGCGATTTTTCTGTCGGTTCTTCTAAATCAGAAAGTAAAAGGCATGAAATTTTTCCGCACACTTTATTATCTGCCTGCTATCCTCTCAGGTGTTGCAGTTTACTTTTTATGGATGCAGCTGCTGAGTCCGTCAACAGGTCTGGTTAATACGTTCCTGGCATGGTTTGGAATTGAGGGGCCAGCATGGCTGTTTGACCCTGAATGGACGAAGCCTGCTTTGCTTTTGATGAAAATGTGGAGTGTCGGCGGAGGGATGCTTCTATATCTGGCAAGTCTGCAGGGGGTATCAAATTCCCTTTATGAAGCAGCGGATCTGGATGGGGCCGGTGTAATGCAGAAATTTTTTTATATTACATTGCCGATGATTTCGCCGATCATTTTCTTTGATGTGCTGACAAGTACGATCGGTTCATTTCAAATTTTCCAGGAGGCTTATGTCATGACGGAGAATGGAAGCGGCGGACCTGGAAATTCACTTCTGTTCTATAATCTTCATATGTGGAATAATGCGTTTGAGGTGTTTGACATGGGCTATGCCTCTGCAATGGCCTGGCTGCTGTTTATTGTCGTCATGATTCTGACAGTCATCAATATGAAAATCGGTAAAAAATGGGTTCATTATGAGGGAGGAGATGATAAATGA
- a CDS encoding ABC transporter substrate-binding protein: MKKGLLFIISAFLLIGILAGCSGESAQAEKTKDGKVIVDFWSFWGSETRRPIIEKIIDDFNKSQDEVFVKHTYLPWGDIWTKNLASVAAGNPADVIINDINSVGQRAENGQSEDLSKFMDDSFKDQFYPHLWETVMYEDKPYAVPFNTDTRLLFYNKDAFKEAGLDPEKPPATWAELEEYAQKLDVKNGDSYERVGFYPLWGSIGAASWMTSADGGKGFIQDGELYINTPEKQEALQWLLGWKERLGEKTVQSFEAEFGSEQSNPFIAGKVAMWVDVGTFYTQIRDYGNDMNFGVAPIPAYEEGSGNWSDGGGFVAEIPKGAKHPEEAMKFIEYLTGPEAQKYWAMKNYDNVANKEAAEAVVKELKGDDQYVYEATVRNLDQTQLFPVPTEYPDYQNRINPHIDNVLLGKTKPEKALEKAEKDVEKLKKN; the protein is encoded by the coding sequence ATGAAAAAGGGACTTCTTTTTATTATTTCCGCATTCCTGCTTATTGGCATATTAGCAGGCTGTTCCGGGGAAAGTGCTCAGGCAGAAAAGACGAAGGATGGAAAGGTCATTGTTGATTTTTGGAGTTTTTGGGGATCAGAAACAAGAAGGCCAATCATTGAAAAAATTATAGATGATTTTAACAAATCACAGGATGAGGTTTTTGTTAAGCATACATATTTGCCTTGGGGAGATATTTGGACAAAGAACCTGGCATCTGTTGCTGCCGGTAATCCTGCAGATGTTATCATTAACGATATTAACTCGGTCGGCCAGCGGGCAGAAAATGGACAATCTGAAGATTTGAGCAAGTTTATGGATGATTCGTTTAAAGACCAGTTTTATCCGCATTTATGGGAAACGGTAATGTACGAGGACAAGCCTTATGCAGTTCCATTTAATACAGATACCAGATTGCTATTTTACAATAAAGATGCTTTCAAAGAAGCAGGCCTTGATCCGGAAAAGCCGCCTGCTACATGGGCTGAACTGGAGGAGTATGCTCAGAAGCTGGATGTTAAAAATGGAGATAGCTATGAGCGGGTCGGCTTTTACCCGCTTTGGGGCAGTATCGGTGCAGCAAGCTGGATGACAAGCGCTGATGGCGGAAAAGGATTCATTCAAGACGGCGAGCTTTATATCAATACACCTGAAAAGCAGGAAGCGCTTCAATGGCTGCTGGGCTGGAAGGAGCGTCTCGGCGAGAAAACAGTTCAGTCTTTTGAAGCTGAATTTGGAAGTGAACAGTCAAATCCGTTCATTGCCGGCAAAGTGGCAATGTGGGTTGATGTCGGTACATTTTACACACAAATTCGCGATTATGGCAATGATATGAATTTTGGGGTTGCCCCGATTCCTGCATATGAAGAAGGTTCTGGGAACTGGAGTGATGGAGGAGGGTTCGTAGCTGAAATTCCGAAAGGAGCCAAACACCCTGAGGAAGCTATGAAGTTTATTGAGTATCTTACAGGTCCCGAGGCTCAAAAATACTGGGCTATGAAAAATTATGATAATGTCGCAAATAAAGAAGCTGCAGAAGCCGTGGTAAAAGAACTTAAAGGCGATGATCAATATGTATATGAAGCTACTGTGAGAAACCTGGATCAAACGCAGTTATTCCCTGTCCCGACAGAGTATCCCGATTACCAGAATCGCATTAATCCGCATATAGACAATGTTCTGCTCGGTAAAACCAAGCCTGAAAAAGCGCTGGAAAAAGCAGAAAAAGATGTTGAAAAACTAAAGAAAAATTAG
- a CDS encoding RNA polymerase sigma factor codes for MERISAEAFEDIYSEYSDRIYGYIFLLVNDKEVAEDLTQDTFIKAYKYMNQFNGESQIFTWLVRISRNVAIDYLRKKSRFKFFSIEKFQLQSDEDTPTEIMIKGEKVTLLYEAIRHLKLSYQEVLILRKIKEFSIKETAEILNWSENKVKITTSRALAALKKELQKRGEIHEELIRIR; via the coding sequence ATGGAGAGAATATCGGCAGAAGCGTTTGAAGATATATACAGCGAGTACAGCGATCGAATTTATGGATACATATTTCTTCTCGTAAATGATAAGGAAGTGGCGGAAGATCTGACACAAGACACCTTTATCAAGGCCTATAAATATATGAATCAATTTAATGGTGAGTCCCAGATCTTTACGTGGCTTGTCCGGATATCAAGAAATGTAGCCATTGATTATTTGCGCAAAAAAAGCAGGTTCAAATTTTTCTCAATAGAAAAATTCCAGCTCCAATCAGATGAAGATACTCCCACAGAGATAATGATTAAGGGTGAAAAAGTTACACTCTTATATGAGGCAATCCGCCATTTGAAATTAAGCTACCAAGAAGTGCTGATTTTGAGAAAAATAAAGGAGTTTTCCATCAAGGAAACGGCCGAAATCTTGAATTGGTCGGAAAACAAAGTGAAAATCACCACTTCCAGGGCACTCGCAGCGCTAAAAAAAGAATTGCAGAAAAGGGGGGAAATCCATGAAGAACTCATTCGGATCCGATAA
- a CDS encoding S8 family serine peptidase, with protein MLTAFLILPLMFPSMGSAENKSSPHTSVKKAAPQTAKSKINSSLLKQFDKEDKVTFLIKFKEQADTSAAAKKAEKAAASQKLTASKSKYMKRSAVLSSLRSTAIETQGHVADFLQKQEKDGKAKDVQSFYIVNAIAVTATKDVMEQIAVFPEVEKILPNETRQLHKPVKEAEKSLQTQAETSSIEWNIDRVGAPAVWEMGIDGSGTVVASIDTGVQWNHPALKEKYRGYNPAQPDSPAHEFSWFDATAGQTVPYDDQGHGTHVTGTMVGAEPNGGNQIGVAPGAKWIAVKAFTANGGTDVDLLEAGEWILAPKDAEGNPHPEKAPDVVNNSWGGGPGLDEWYRPMVQAWRAAEIFPEFSAGNTTLFNPGGPGSVATPANYPESFATGATDINNGLASFSLQGPSPYQEVKPDVSAPGVNIRSSVPGSGYEGGWNGTSMAGPHVSAVAALLRQVDSSLTVEEMEEILLTTSTPLTNGTYPETPNNGFGYGLVNAFDAVSSVLTGLGKIKGQVAKEGDDSEAPEANHEAPQETYAGMDLALELTASDNVSVTRVDLEYLKADGSWAAIEAERTAGNYKDGTYQAVIPGEDIAEPSVTYKWKVNDFGGNLTETDSFEVAVRPGISIGYSQDFESQPAGWTSYGTENSWEWGVPTTGPGSAASGEKVYATNLDGTYANRANMNLQMPPIDLPEGNAYLQFKQWHELENRYDYGHVFVSTDMENWQQALRVNGNTTDWVNAEVDLSAYAGQRIYIAFNVTTDGSVQKQGWYIDDVRLSDTPVEPAGKAQLGISKDKPSAELKKEKVNPDKIVPKKDAPAKDDGKQQQPAPVLLPLTAEVSVLESGRSVFTNPQNGSYEMTHASGDFTVKAEAYGYRSQTQNVNIPQDGEATANFVLEEIPKGTVTGVVTNEATGEPVANTTLLLIEDAAVKPVTTNENGEYTLTAYEGTYTLKTMAPSYYSKDQSITIEGGSTLEQNIELKPFIGYPGEIGYDDGTAENARAFYDAGNGWAVKMSLASGHDTAMVTGGLFRFWDTSWPTPGGTDFKVEVYDASGPDGAPGKKLAGPFEATALRNGEWTHVDLSDEGIVTSGDFYLVYIQSAPNPNAPGLGTDEDGENAGRSWQLVGGAWSPSPEDEGNYMIRATVNYEVTAPVITSPADETFTNQGEVTIAGTSAPTTTVKVFNNGEEVASADSTDEGTFSAEVSLTEGENTLTAKASTESGSTDSSEPVKVIYDKTKPELSITSPADKSKTNKETVTVKGTVSDDNLDWVKVNGQTAKVTDGEYSLRILLDEGENTIKVTAQDKAKNSEEKTITVDAKYTAPAIENLLPAEDKELKKGESVKIEFDSEPGLKATFAIRMPLTNAGGQLYNATELPMMETSPGHYVGYYTATSNVKAPGAEIEVKVMDDYGNETRKTAEGKLWINAKKKDNNSTKKK; from the coding sequence ATGCTGACAGCTTTTCTGATTTTGCCGCTGATGTTTCCAAGCATGGGATCGGCAGAAAACAAGAGCTCTCCGCATACTTCTGTTAAGAAAGCTGCTCCTCAGACTGCAAAAAGCAAAATCAACAGCTCACTGCTGAAACAATTTGATAAAGAAGATAAAGTAACATTCCTGATTAAATTCAAAGAACAGGCCGATACTTCAGCAGCAGCCAAGAAGGCTGAAAAAGCGGCTGCATCACAAAAACTGACAGCTTCTAAATCAAAATACATGAAACGCTCTGCAGTCCTATCCTCACTAAGATCTACAGCTATTGAAACTCAAGGCCATGTCGCCGACTTCCTTCAAAAACAGGAAAAAGACGGCAAGGCAAAAGATGTTCAATCCTTCTACATCGTCAATGCAATTGCAGTAACAGCTACAAAAGATGTTATGGAGCAAATCGCAGTATTCCCTGAAGTAGAAAAGATTCTTCCAAATGAAACAAGACAGCTTCATAAGCCTGTTAAAGAGGCCGAAAAATCTCTTCAAACACAAGCAGAAACCAGCTCGATCGAATGGAACATTGACCGTGTCGGAGCACCTGCCGTATGGGAAATGGGAATTGACGGATCCGGCACAGTCGTTGCATCCATTGATACAGGTGTTCAGTGGAACCACCCGGCATTAAAAGAAAAGTACCGGGGCTATAACCCTGCACAGCCAGATTCTCCAGCACATGAATTCAGCTGGTTTGATGCCACTGCAGGCCAGACAGTTCCTTACGATGATCAGGGTCACGGAACCCACGTAACTGGAACTATGGTTGGTGCCGAACCGAATGGAGGCAATCAGATCGGTGTTGCACCTGGTGCGAAATGGATCGCAGTAAAAGCCTTTACTGCAAACGGCGGAACTGACGTAGACCTTCTTGAAGCCGGTGAATGGATCCTGGCTCCAAAGGATGCAGAAGGAAACCCGCATCCTGAGAAAGCGCCTGATGTTGTCAATAATTCATGGGGCGGCGGACCTGGACTGGATGAATGGTATCGTCCAATGGTGCAGGCATGGCGTGCAGCTGAAATTTTCCCGGAATTCTCTGCAGGAAACACTACTTTGTTTAATCCAGGCGGACCTGGTTCAGTTGCAACACCAGCAAACTACCCGGAATCATTTGCTACTGGTGCGACTGATATTAACAATGGCTTAGCAAGCTTTTCACTGCAAGGGCCATCTCCATATCAGGAAGTTAAACCTGATGTATCTGCACCAGGAGTTAACATACGTTCCTCAGTTCCCGGAAGCGGATATGAAGGCGGCTGGAACGGAACCTCCATGGCTGGGCCGCATGTTTCTGCGGTTGCCGCACTGCTCCGCCAGGTTGACTCAAGTCTGACTGTTGAAGAGATGGAGGAAATTCTGCTGACCACCTCTACTCCTTTGACAAATGGTACTTACCCTGAGACACCAAATAATGGTTTTGGATACGGACTCGTAAATGCCTTCGATGCGGTTTCTTCCGTACTGACCGGTCTTGGAAAAATTAAAGGCCAGGTTGCAAAAGAAGGAGATGACTCCGAAGCTCCTGAAGCCAATCATGAAGCACCTCAGGAAACATATGCGGGAATGGATCTCGCACTTGAATTGACTGCATCAGATAATGTAAGTGTCACAAGAGTGGATCTTGAATACTTAAAAGCTGACGGCAGCTGGGCCGCTATTGAGGCCGAAAGAACAGCCGGCAACTATAAAGATGGTACTTACCAGGCAGTTATTCCTGGAGAAGACATAGCAGAACCTTCTGTAACTTATAAATGGAAGGTTAATGATTTTGGTGGAAATTTAACTGAAACGGACTCCTTTGAAGTGGCAGTAAGACCAGGAATCAGCATTGGCTATTCTCAGGACTTTGAATCACAGCCGGCCGGCTGGACTTCGTATGGAACGGAAAACAGCTGGGAATGGGGTGTCCCAACTACAGGTCCTGGAAGTGCTGCTTCAGGAGAAAAGGTTTATGCTACAAATCTCGACGGCACGTATGCCAATAGAGCAAATATGAATCTTCAGATGCCTCCTATTGACCTGCCGGAAGGAAATGCCTACCTTCAATTTAAGCAATGGCACGAACTTGAAAACCGTTATGATTATGGTCACGTTTTTGTATCGACAGATATGGAAAACTGGCAACAGGCTCTTCGCGTAAACGGCAATACAACAGACTGGGTTAATGCAGAAGTAGACTTAAGTGCGTACGCAGGACAGAGAATTTATATAGCATTCAATGTAACTACAGATGGCTCTGTTCAGAAGCAAGGCTGGTATATTGATGATGTCAGGTTATCTGATACTCCAGTTGAACCTGCAGGCAAAGCACAGCTTGGCATCAGTAAGGATAAACCTTCTGCAGAACTAAAGAAGGAAAAGGTAAATCCTGATAAAATTGTTCCTAAAAAAGATGCACCAGCAAAAGATGATGGGAAACAGCAGCAGCCTGCACCTGTTCTTCTTCCGCTTACTGCCGAAGTAAGTGTGCTGGAATCAGGCAGGTCCGTATTTACTAATCCGCAAAACGGATCTTATGAAATGACACATGCCTCAGGTGATTTCACTGTAAAAGCGGAAGCTTACGGATATCGTTCTCAAACACAAAATGTAAACATTCCGCAGGATGGAGAAGCGACTGCAAATTTCGTCCTTGAGGAAATACCAAAAGGCACTGTCACAGGAGTTGTGACAAATGAAGCAACTGGAGAGCCTGTTGCAAATACTACGCTTCTTTTAATTGAAGATGCGGCAGTAAAGCCAGTAACAACAAATGAAAACGGTGAGTATACACTCACAGCCTACGAAGGCACATACACTTTAAAAACAATGGCACCTTCCTACTACAGCAAAGATCAGAGCATCACGATCGAAGGCGGCTCAACTCTTGAGCAAAATATAGAGCTAAAGCCATTTATCGGATATCCGGGTGAAATCGGATATGATGATGGTACAGCTGAAAATGCCCGAGCATTCTATGATGCCGGCAATGGCTGGGCAGTTAAGATGTCCCTTGCATCCGGCCATGACACCGCAATGGTCACCGGCGGATTATTCCGCTTCTGGGATACCAGCTGGCCGACTCCGGGAGGTACAGACTTCAAAGTGGAAGTATACGATGCAAGCGGACCGGATGGAGCTCCTGGCAAAAAACTTGCAGGCCCATTTGAAGCAACAGCATTAAGAAACGGTGAATGGACACATGTAGATCTTAGTGACGAAGGAATCGTTACAAGTGGCGATTTCTATCTGGTCTATATCCAATCAGCACCAAATCCTAATGCTCCTGGTCTTGGCACTGATGAGGATGGAGAGAATGCAGGACGCAGCTGGCAGCTTGTAGGCGGAGCATGGTCACCGTCGCCTGAAGATGAAGGAAACTATATGATCCGCGCGACAGTAAACTATGAAGTTACAGCACCTGTCATTACTTCTCCAGCGGATGAAACATTTACGAACCAGGGTGAAGTTACAATTGCAGGTACTTCCGCTCCTACCACTACTGTAAAAGTATTTAATAATGGCGAAGAAGTCGCATCGGCTGATAGTACAGACGAAGGCACTTTCTCCGCAGAAGTTTCACTTACTGAAGGGGAAAACACACTTACTGCCAAAGCATCAACAGAGTCAGGGTCCACTGATTCCTCTGAACCTGTAAAAGTAATATATGATAAAACAAAACCGGAGCTGTCCATTACAAGCCCTGCAGATAAATCCAAAACAAACAAAGAAACAGTCACTGTTAAAGGAACCGTTTCTGACGATAACCTTGATTGGGTAAAAGTAAACGGCCAGACAGCAAAGGTTACAGACGGTGAATACTCTCTTCGCATCCTGCTGGATGAAGGGGAAAACACCATTAAGGTAACAGCACAGGATAAAGCGAAAAACAGCGAAGAAAAAACAATCACAGTCGATGCTAAATATACCGCTCCAGCCATTGAAAATCTTCTTCCTGCAGAAGACAAGGAGCTTAAGAAAGGCGAATCGGTAAAAATCGAATTTGATAGTGAACCAGGGTTAAAAGCGACGTTTGCCATCAGAATGCCTTTAACAAATGCTGGCGGCCAGCTGTATAACGCTACTGAGCTTCCAATGATGGAAACTTCCCCGGGCCATTATGTCGGCTACTATACTGCCACTTCAAATGTAAAAGCACCTGGTGCCGAAATTGAAGTGAAAGTGATGGATGACTACGGCAATGAAACCCGCAAAACAGCAGAAGGCAAACTGTGGATTAATGCAAAAAAGAAGGATAATAACAGCACCAAAAAGAAGTAA